The following coding sequences are from one Leishmania major strain Friedlin complete genome, chromosome 36 window:
- a CDS encoding putative translation initiation factor 2 subunit encodes MRFFFFAVAGWGGGGNPVRCTLPPVRDAVVHFLSTFLCLSSLHFDVLRSFINRRPTLPKPSPPHNPTQPQGKRRTCETHRSAQRHLPIQKKKSLLKTHPATSSEGFLARCLYLTTSTTTPLNPSLLALSTVMMSKPHHATLESIKYTPGSLRLLDQRKLPLETVFDDVLTVEDIWSAIKEMRVRGAPAIAVSAALGIAVATQRKAANGELKSGREVQTFLLTSCDFVMTSRPTAVNLFNCLRDLKAQVDKLDPTKAAAEVAQAFVELAEAVYTNDVAFNEGIMRHGAAHILAAAKAEGRDKVSILTICNTGALATSRYGTALGVVRQLFYDGKLERVYACETRPWNQGARLTVYECVQEDIPCTLICDGAASSLMLNRKIDAVVVGADRICQNGDTANKIGTYNLAVSAKFHGVKLYVAAPTTTLDVKTASGNHVEIEEREPTEITTNLVTKQRVVADGPHLSIWNPVFDITPSELITGGIITEKGVQAPAASAPYYDIASIIAQA; translated from the coding sequence atgcgtttttttttttttgcagtggcggggtgggggggtggaggaaaTCCCGTTAGATGCACTCTGCCTCCCGTGCGCGACGCCGTTGTCCATTTTCTTTCCACTTTTTTGTGCCTTTCCTCTCTTCATTTCGATGTTTTGCGTTCTTTCATCAACCGACGTCCCACGCTACCAAagccttctcctcctcacaACCCTACTCAACCACAAGGCAAGCGCCGCACATGCGAAACTCACAGAAGCGCGCAAAGACACTTACCCATACAGAAGAAGAAATCGCTCTTGAAGACTCACCCCGCCACTTCTTCAGAAGGGTTTCTCGCTCGCTGCCTGTAcctcaccacctccaccaccacccctctcAATCCGTCCCTCTTGGCACTATCGACCGTCATGATGTCCAAACCGCATCACGCCACGCTGGAGTCGATCAAATACACGCCTGGCTCTTTGCGCCTGCTGGATCAGCGCAAGCTGCCTCTCGAGACCGTATTCGACGATGTTCTCACCGTGGAGGATATTTGGTCGGCCATCAAGGAGATGCGCGTCCGTGGCGCTCCGGCGATCGCTGTCAGCGCAGCCCTCGGCATTGCCGTGGCGACCCAGAGAAAAGCTGCCAACGGCGAGCTCAAGAGCGGTAGGGAGGTGCAGACCTTCTTGCTGACGAGCTGTGACTTCGTGATGACTAGCAGGCCGACCGCCGTGAACCTCTTCAATTGTCTGCGCGACCTAAAGGCGCAGGTGGATAAGCTTGACCCGACCAAGGCGGCtgccgaggtggcgcaggccTTCGTagagctggcggaggcggtgtaCACAAATGATGTGGCCTTCAACGAGGGCATTAtgcggcacggcgcagcgcatATTTTAGCCGCTGCCAAGGCCGAAGGGCGCGACAAGGTGAGCATTCTCACCATCTGTAACACAGGCGCCCTCGCAACGTCACGCTACGGCACGGCACTCGGCGTCGTGCGCCAACTCTTCTACGACGGCAAACTCGAAAGGGTGTACGCGTGTGAGACTCGGCCGTGGAACCAGGGTGCTCGGCTCACGGTGTACGAGTGTGTGCAGGAGGACATCCCGTGCACGCTCAtctgcgacggcgcggcctcGTCACTCATGCTGAATCGCAAGATTgacgccgttgtcgttggtGCCGACCGCATTTGCCAGAATGGCGACACGGCGAACAAGATCGGCACGTACAACTTAGCGGTGTCGGCCAAGTTTCACGGGGTGAAGCTCTACGTAGCCGCTCCTACGACGACGCTGGACGTGAAGACTGCGAGCGGCAACCACGTCGAGATCGAAGAGCGCGAGCCGACGGAAATCACAACGAACTTGGTGACAAAGCAGCGCGTTGTGGCGGATGGACCACACCTGTCCATCTGGAACCCTGTCTTCGACATCACGCCAAGTGAACTGATCACTGGCGGCATCATCACAGAAAAGGGCGTGCAGGCACCCGCGGCGAGCGCCCCGTACTACGATATAGCGTCCATCATCGCTCAGGCATGA